The following proteins are encoded in a genomic region of Populus trichocarpa isolate Nisqually-1 chromosome 13, P.trichocarpa_v4.1, whole genome shotgun sequence:
- the LOC18104591 gene encoding uncharacterized protein LOC18104591, protein MVPAQPVMDIKPDCKLQNSTNIVIDRENKNVQDTSDGLGLRCKNECEETINQVNTLLDGKATIPKDFEDVEVDIVTCTKINETKSALVEDPDATEYSSSFADTTSDPEKCSGLSEAEMESQFFGDSDLASPFDDAFSSIFQTRKKKLTNHWRNFVRPLMWRCKWTELKIKEIKSQASKYAREIAACEQKKHSGIYQSTFEGFCSKSLPFSNECYRRKAVKRRKRKRVEDTNDAASYMTHHNLFSYLENKKSNPEGTSMIDDFSNTAITDQHVDGNDKSGVDNDEMFIEFGDGNKSLEQVLRKIEIVHSRVHKLKNQLDMLMSKNASKFSSSENLSLLAACDAQTSSAPSPTFSAGNGETISAGAIYPATQSIPGYDIGDLVMPESAMSGFGEAVHVPDIIESTVGLLSDADVTFHQPQIGDSSENIVDNVLIQNQAAEGEQDTFMATNVQLIEKHHEPERGEEGESSDPFLTPKSEPDSMEKNMGSQGQSVLKSCLASDLQIPRNKRKRGERKAGSGGWNKKCSGEPDSQ, encoded by the exons ATGGTTCCTGCACAACCAGTGATGGATATCAAACCAGATTGTAAACTGCAAAATTCCACTAACATTGTGATTGATAGAGAGAATAAAAATGTCCAGGATACATCAGATGGTCTGGGTTTAAGGTGCAAGAATGAATGTGAGGAAACTATTAATCAGGTAAACACTCTGTTGGATGGAAAAGCTACAATTCCAAAGGACTTTGAGGATGTTGAAGTTGATATAGTTACGTGTACAAAAATTAATGAGACCAAATCAGCTTTAGTTGAAGATCCTGATGCAACTGAATATTCAAGCTCATTTGCCGACACTACTTCTGATCCTGAGAAATGTTCTGGACTAAGCGAAGCTGAAATGGAATCACAGTTTTTTGGTGACAGTGATTTGGCATCGCCATTTGATGATGCATTTAGTAGCATCTTTCAGACAAG GAAGAAGAAGTTAACAAATCATTGGAGGAATTTTGTTCGTCCTCTAATGTGGCGCTGCAAATGGACAGAactgaaaatcaaagaaattaagtCTCAAGCATCAAAATATGCTAGAGAAATTGCAGCATGTGAACAGAAGAAGCATTCAGGAATTTATCAATCTACATTTGAAGGTTTTTGTTCAAAGTCCCTGCCATTTTCAAATGAGTGTTACAGAAGAAAGGCTGTAAAGAGGAGGAAACGCAAGAGAGTTGAAGACACAAATGATGCAGCATCATACATGACTCATCATAACCTTTTTTCTTATCTGG AAAACAAGAAATCCAATCCAGAGGGCACTTCTAtgattgatgattttagcaATACAG CAATCACAGACCAACATGTTGATGGCAATGATAAATCTGGCGTTGACAATGACGAAATGTTTATTGAGTTTGGAGATGGTAATAAATCCTTGGAGCAGGTCCTTCGGAAAATTGAAATTGTGCATTCTCGGGTTCACAAGCTGAAGAATCAACTTGACATGTTGATGTCAAAGAATGCCTCCAAGTTTTCATCCTCGGAGAATCTGAGTCTTCTTGCAGCATGTGATGCACAGACTAGCTCTGCTCCTAGTCCTACATTCTCTGCTGGCAATGGAGAAACTATATCAGCAGGAGCTATTTATCCTGCAACTCAGAGTATTCCTGGATATGATATTGGAGATCTGGTTATGCCTGAAAGTGCCATGTCTGGTTTTGGTGAGGCTGTTCATGTGCCTGATATTATTGAAAGCACAGTGGGACTTTTGTCTGATGCTGATGTTACCTTCCATCAGCCACAAATTGGAGATTCAAGCGAAAAT ATTGTGGATAATGTCCTGATACAAAATCAAGCAGCTGAAGGAGAGCAAGACACGTTCATGGCGACAAATGTTCAACTCATCGAAAAGCATCATGAACCAGAGAGAGGTGAAGAAGGAGAAAGCAGCGATCCTTTTCTAACTCCAAAATCCGAACCTGATTCAATGGAAAAAAACATGGGGTCTCAGGGGCAATCAGTTCTCAAATCATGTTTGGCCTCCGATCTCCAAATTCCCAGAAACAAGAGAAAGCGAGGGGAACGAAAAGCTGGTTCAGGTGGTTGGAACAAGAAATGCTCAGGTGAGCCTGATAGCCAGTGA
- the LOC18104592 gene encoding protein IQ-DOMAIN 14, with protein MGKKGSWFSAIKRVFLPNSKDKLANESDKRSAKEKKKKGRGKLRHGETTSFIPLFREPSSIEKILDEAEREHKLIFRPPTPPEQPTTPPFVPPRSASPRVASQRVTSPRAASPRAASPRVASPRAASPRNAQRHKEIYYRPEPTLRNHHASATKIQAAYRGYVARRSFRALKGLVRLQGVIRGQNVKRQTMNAMKYMQLLVRVQSQIQSRRIQMLENQARRQAQNKNDKEVDGTLGKWGQSPEAGNSEDWDDSVLTKEEIDARLQRKVEAVVKRERAMAYSYSHQLWKASPKSAQSSLMDIRSNGFPWWWNWLERQLPPTNPPESQALKNFQLTPPRPHSEIKPSPRPPSSSHKQQHLGFDNMDTPTPRSSKSTAFVSTRPARTPLLRTPQANSPSLSRYSRARASGGNSPFDLPLKDDDSLTSCPPFSVPNYMTPTASAKAKTRAYSNPKERFPGTPNSEKRRLSFPLTQGIGSFKWNKGSFFTSKDSSSQRGLDKHQSLQSIGDLSVDSTVSMPATVGRRPFNRFV; from the exons ATGGGAAAGAAAGGGAGTTGGTTTTCAGCAATCAAGAGGGTCTTTCTACCAAACTCCAAGGACAAACTAGCTAAT GAATCAGATAAGAGAAgcgcaaaagaaaagaagaagaagggtcgtggaaaactaagacatggaGAGACCACTTCATTCATTCCCCTGTTTAGAGAACCAAGTAGTATCGAGAAAATTTTGGATGAGGCTGAAAGAGagcataaattaattttcaggCCTCCCACACCTCCTGAGCAACCGACTACACCACCCTTTGTGCCTCCAAGATCTGCTTCTCCGAGGGTTGCTTCTCAAAGAGTCACCTCTCCAAGAGCTGCTTCCCCTAGAGCTGCATCTCCAAGGGTTGCTTCTCCTAGAGCAGCTTCTCCTAGGAATGCTCAACGCCATAAGGAGATATATTACAGACCAGAACCAACTCTAAGAAACCATCATGCTTCAGCAACCAAGATCCAAGCAGCCTATAGAGGCTATGTT GCAAGGAGGAGCTTCAGAGCTTTGAAGGGTCTTGTGAGGCTTCAAGGAGTGATAAGAGGACAGAATGTGAAGCGGCAGACGATGAATGCAATGAAATACATGCAGCTCTTGGTTCGGGTCCAGTCTCAGATTCAGTCACGGAGGATCCAAATGTTAGAAAACCAAGCACGACGTCAagctcaaaacaaaaatgataaagaagTGGATGGTACCTTGGGCAAATGGGGCCAGTCG CCTGAGGCAGGTAATAGTGAAGACTGGGATGACAGCGTTCTGACGAAGGAGGAAATTGACGCAAGGTTGCAGAGAAAGGTGGAGGCAGTCGTCAAGAGAGAAAGGGCCATGGCGTATTCGTATTCCCACCAG CTGTGGAAAGCCTCACCAAAATCTGCTCAGTCATCTCTCATGGATATCCGTTCCAATGGATTTCCATGGTGGTGGAACTGGTTAGAACGTCAGCTACCTCCAACGAATCCTCCTGAAAGCCAAGCCTTGAAGAATTTTCAACTTACACCGCCAAGGCCACATTCAGAGATAAAGCCTAGCCCAAGACCCCCATCAAGTAGCCACAAGCAACAACATCTGGGGTTTGATAATATGGATACTCCCACACCGAGATCCTCAAAATCAACTGCATTTGTGTCAACAAGACCAGCGCGAACTCCTCTACTTAGAACTCCACAAGCAAACAGCCCTAGCTTGTCAAGATATTCAAGAGCAAGAGCCAGTGGAGGGAATTCTCCTTTCGACTTGCCATTGAAGGATGACGATAGCCTCACGAGCTGCCCACCATTTTCAGTGCCAAACTACATGACTCCTACGGCCTCAGCCAAGGCAAAAACAAGAGCTTATAGTAATCCCAAAGAGAGGTTTCCAGGGACCCCAAACAGTGAAAAGAGGAGACTCTCGTTCCCTCTTACACAAGGCATTGGATCTTTCAAGTGGAACAAAGGCTCCTTCTTCACCAGCAAGGATTCAAGCTCTCAAAGGGGTTTAGATAAGCATCAGTCACTTCAATCCATAGGAGATTTGAGTGTGGATTCAACCGTCTCGATGCCTGCTACGGTTGGACGAAGGCCATTTAACCgatttgtgtga